Proteins encoded within one genomic window of Sebastes fasciatus isolate fSebFas1 chromosome 18, fSebFas1.pri, whole genome shotgun sequence:
- the LOC141756653 gene encoding N-lysine methyltransferase SMYD2-like → MTGSIAGLERFDSPGKGRGLRVTRPFKVGELLFSSPAHSFVLSVKERGCYCEFCFTRKEGLARCGKCKKAFYCNVKCQKADWAMHKLECSAMTAFGENWCPSEISRLVARILAKKKTQKERCVSEKILLIEEMQSHVEDVNNEKREMDETDVAGLHRFFSKHLELPGHKDLLTLFSQVACNGFTIEDDELSHMGTAVYPDVALINHSCLASVIVTYNGTSAEVRAVQNMKPGDEVLISYIDVLYPTDDRNNRLRESYYFTCECKECKTKSKDKAKLKVRKQSDPIEPEVISNMVRYAKKAIGEFRASKHIKTASELLEMCEQSLEEMGAVFDDANVYMLHMMYQAMGVCLYLEDPNGAIRYGEKIIKHYSKLYPPYSLNVSSMYLKLGRLYMGLGRLTVGVNALKKAMAIMEVAHGKDHFYLTELRKEMVRK, encoded by the exons ATGACAGGCAGCATCGCGGGACTCGAGAGGTTTGATAGTCCGGGTAAAGGGCGAGGTCTCCGCGTTACCAGACCCTTTAAAGTTGGAGAGCTGCTGTTCTCCAGTCCGGCGCACTCCTTCGTGCTGTCAGTGAAGGAGAGGGGCTGCTACTGTGAGTTCTGCTTCACCAG GAAAGAGGGCTTGGCAAGATGTGGGAAGTGCAAGAAAGCCTTCTACTGCAATGTGAAATGCCAG AAAGCGGACTGGGCCATGCACAAGCTGGAGTGCTCGGCCATGACTGCGTTCGGAGAGAACTGGTGCCCGTCAGAGATATCCCGCCTAGTGGCCCGGATCCTTGCCAAGAAG AAAACGCAGAAAGAAAGATGTGTTTCTGAGAAGATCTTGCTCATAGAAGAGATGCAATCAC ATGTGGAGGATGTGAATAATGAGAAAAGAGAGATGGACGAGACAGATGTTGCTGGACTGCATCGTTTTTTCTCCAAACATTTGGAGTTGCCCGGCCATAAAGACCTTCTCACACTCTTCTCCCag GTTGCCTGTAATGGTTTCACTATAGAGGACGATGAACTGTCCCACATGGGTACTGCAGTCTACCCAGA TGTGGCACTGATAAACCACAGCTGTCTCGCCAGCGTCATAGTCACATATAACGGGACGTCGGCGGAGGTTCGAGCGGTGCAGAACATGAAGCCTGGGGACGAG GTGCTCATCAGCTACATAGATGTCCTCTATCCAACAGACGATCGCAACAACAGGCTGAGAGAGTCTTATTATTTCACCTGTGAATGCAAGGAATGTAAAACCAAGTCCAAG GACAAGGCAAAGTTGAAAGTACGCAAGCAGAGTGACCCCATAGAGCCAGAGGTCATCAGCAACATGGTGCGCTACGCCAAGAAAGCCATCGGAGAGTTCCGGGCCTCCAAACACATAAAGA CCGCCAGTGAGTTGCTGGAGATGTGTGAACAGAGCCTGGAGGAGATGGGAGCCGTCTTTGATGACGCCAATGTCTACATGCTCCACATGATGTACCAGGCCATGGGTGTTTGTCTCTACTTGGAAGATCCAAACGGAGCTATCAGATACGGCGAGAAGATCATCAAACATTACAG CAAGCTGTATCCACCCTACTCTCTGAATGTGTCCTCCATGTACCTGAAGTTGGGCAGACTGTACATGGGCTTAGGCAGACTTACAGTGGGTGTCAACGCTCTCAAGAAG GCAATGGCCATAATGGAGGTGGCACATGGGAAGGATCACTTCTACTTGACAGAGTTGCGCAAAGAGATGGTACGAAAATGA